Genomic DNA from [Limnothrix rosea] IAM M-220:
TCTGCCAAGTCCAAGGCTGTTTTTTATAGACCCGTAGAGTACCTTCGAGCATCGCCCAAGATGTCAGTAATGTCGCTAGGGCAGTCATGGGAAAGAGCACGGGGAAATGACCGGTGGCGATCGCAAATACAAAATCAGGCACCGCAGCAGTGGGCAATAGGTACTGCATCAAAATGAAAGAAAACAGATCAATCTTTTTGCCAAAACCAAGACGTTGATTTGAGAAGTAACGCCAGTAGTCGAGGTAACGTTGGTAGCCCCCTTCAGCCCAGCGACTGCGTTGATGCCACAATGACATTGCTTTGGTCACGCCTTCTTCTTGCACAGCAGGCTCTAGCAAAAAGCCAATCTTCCAGTCGTCTAGGTGCAAACGGATCGTCAGGTCGAGATCGTCGGTAATCGTTTCTTCGTTCCAGCCACCACATTGATCTAGGGCTGTGCGCCGCACAAATTGACCATTGCCTCGCAGTTCGCCGATACCGCCTAGGGCAATCCGTTGCTGTTGGAAATAGCCATCAAGGATCATTTCCGTCGCCTGACCCTTTGTCCAGAAATTTAGAGATTCGTTGGCGATCGCCTTGCGTACTTGAATTGCCCCGACTTTTTGATCATCGAACATCGGCACAACATGGCGGAGGAGATCTTTGGGGGCTTTGGCATCAGCATCGAAAACCGCCACAATATCGCCTTGGGTGTCAGAGAGGACTTGATTTAATGCACCGGACTTGCCGCCGCCAGCATTGGGAGGACGGTGAACCACTTTTAATTGGGAAAATTCCT
This window encodes:
- a CDS encoding glycosyltransferase, producing the protein MANQPWQEEENIDPIETLLNEFSDPEEAEEEFREDFFQGLGGRRKKSAFMLSLVWAIAFVLHTVSWGSTAVLGATGLLLIQAIRLVSQKPDESPTPLTDAQLNDAPTVSLVISAKNEEAVIGRLVKNLCQLDYPVDKYDVWLIDDASTDKTGQILDELAQEFSQLKVVHRPPNAGGGKSGALNQVLSDTQGDIVAVFDADAKAPKDLLRHVVPMFDDQKVGAIQVRKAIANESLNFWTKGQATEMILDGYFQQQRIALGGIGELRGNGQFVRRTALDQCGGWNEETITDDLDLTIRLHLDDWKIGFLLEPAVQEEGVTKAMSLWHQRSRWAEGGYQRYLDYWRYFSNQRLGFGKKIDLFSFILMQYLLPTAAVPDFVFAIATGHFPVLFPMTALATLLTSWAMLEGTLRVYKKQPWTWQKLSKITNSCLVTSVYMLHWLVIMPVTTARMSVRRKRLKWVKTVHQGEEETLASQS